The window CATCTTGTTTTCTTTCTTCCATAATATGTTCAATGCTTAGGAAAATATATTCCACTTTCTTTTTTTACTGTAGCTGCCTGCCGGCATGGCATCATACACTGCGCCTGCGGCTGCGGCATATACTGCATGGTGCAGTATATCGGTAGCTAATTGTTCTCCGGGCCATTTTGTAACTGGTTTTGCAGCCCCGGCAGCAGGCAACATCACCAGGGCGGTGCCCCACACAAGCCCAAAATGGATGAGGCTTGCAGGTGCTCCCCGTAAACCGGCCAGATCAAGTGCTCCTCTGGCAATGCCCCAGCTGGTGCCATAGGCAAAGTGGATCAGCTGACTGAACTGTTCTTTGTTTGCCTCTACTTTTTCCTCCAGCTTTTCTTCCTGCTGGTCATTATTATCCTCGGCTTTGGCTGCTTCAAGGTCTGCTACGCCTCTGGGTTCTACCCCAAGTGTTTTACCGGCTACTTTCATGGGTGCATCACTGCTGCCCCGGCCTGTTATTTTCATTTCAATCATCTGCGAAATGGTAATAGCAACGGTGCCGGCTAAACCGGCAAGCAGCCCCCGGCCTATGGCGCCGCCGGCTTTAGAGAGAGAAATAAAAAAAACATTATTAGCCATTATAGTGATAAGTTTTGGTTGCTACTGAAAAGTTTGTGGTGCTTATCTAATCTAATCAGGTAGTTGCAGCAGCTGTTTAGTGTTTAGTATTGCACCTAGTATTGAAACGCGATCCGGGGATTTTGGTTAGAAGAGTAGGGATGGCTTGTTCATTTTCCTGCTCATGAGTTTGAACAGTTTGCCCAACTGCAGCGTCTGGAGCAGCCTGGTTAATGAGGGTAACAGCACTGTAAAACAGAGGTAGTGGCAAACAAGGTGCCAATGCCCCGTGAAGAGGTTTAAGCTTCCGGCTTATCAAAACGTTCCCTTTTATAATCGATCAGCGTGCCAATGAGCGATGCATGCACAAAGGTCTGCGGCAGGTTGCCCAGCCATTCTCCAGTGTCGGGATCTGCCTCTTCGGGCATAATGCCCACATCATTCATAAAAGCCAGAATCGCCTCCAGCGTTGCTTCCACTTTTTGCCAGTCCCTTCGCATTACCCAGTACTGTGCTACCCACAGGCTGCCTGCCAGAAAAACACCTTCTTCTTTGGCATCAAAATCAATTAGCTGGCGGCGGTACAAATGCTTGTAGCAGTAGTCGCGTTCCAGAGCAGCAATGGTTTTGAGCATTTCTGGCGCTTCGGCATCCACAAACCCCCAGATGGGAATCAGCACGGCGCTCACGTCAACCGTCTGGGCTCCTGCATAAGCTGCATAGGCTCCTTCCCGGGTCAGGCAGTTTTCCTGAATAAATTTCCTGATCTCCTTCGCAGCTCGTTGCCAGCGGTTTTTTTCCTGTTCGTCCCGGCTGTGTTTAGAGATATACTCCAGGCTGCAGGCGGCTATTACTTTGCTGGAGGTAAAATGCTCTTTAGAATTTTCTTCCCACATGCCATGGTCGGGGTCCTGCCAGTGTGCCGTGATATGATCTGCCAGCATGCTGATGGTATCCCAGTGTTCGCGGGTATCAAACGCATTATAAATAACCTTTGCAGCAATCAGTACATTGCTGTTAGCATCCAGCTGTAACTGGTGGTTAGCGTTGTTGCCAATTCTGACTGGCCTGCTGTTGCGGTAACCCTGCAGCGGTATTTCTTCTTCATGCGGTGCCGGTTGTTCATCCAGCGTAAAAAAGGGTACTACGGGCTCCTTCAGCCGGCGCATGGCCGAGCAGATAAAGCTAAGAAACTGCCTTTCTTCCACGCCATCGCTGCCTGCGCGGGTTAGGGCGCTCACAATCATGGCCGCATCCCGCAGCCATACGAAACGATAGTCGTAGTTACGCTGACCTCCCAAAACTTCGGGTAAAGAGGTGGTGGCTGCCGCTATGATGCCACCATTGGTGTGGAAGGTAAGCATGCGCAGCAGCCGCAGAGAATTTCGTACCTCCTGCTCGTAAGGGCCGGTGTAGGTAATATGGCTGGCTACCTCTGCCCAGTTTTTAAGGGTTTGGTTGTAAGATTCCTCTATAATGTTTTCATGGCATCTGAATGATTTTTCGGCCAGTGCAAACCAGGCCTTTTCACCCTTTGGAATGCTGCAGACAATGACATCTCCCTTTATTTCCAGAGGATGAGAGGCGTAGAGGTGCAGGGTGTAATCTATGCTGGCATGTCTGCTATCTTTTAGTGCAAGTACAGGTTTGCTGCGGGCATAGTTGGGGCGGGGGCTAAGGGTGAGAGAAACAGGTACAGGTGCGGCAGAAAGCCTGCGGCAGATGCCGTAGAACCTCCCGTTTAAGGGCATCCAGTCTTCCAGCGTAAGGGTGCCGGCAGGTCCTGTAAACAGCGTCTGCAGTATGGCGCTGTCGTCTATATACGCCCGTTTTTTGAATTCGATTCCTTCGGTACTGAGCTGCCAGCTCCCGCCCTTTTCAGGATCCAGCAACTGAGCTAACAGGGCTGGTTTATCGAACCTGCCGGGGCAGTACCATACTATATTTCCCTGCTGATCCAGCAGGGCACAGCTTCTTCTGTCGCCAATGAGCGCCAGTTCATGTAAAGGAACAAAGGCTGTAGAGGGTGGAGCTGATTTCATTGTTAAGGTAAGGCTCAGGACAAAATAGATACAGAATAGAACCAGTTCCTGCTCCGTTTGTTAAGCCGGGCACAAGGATGGGTGAGATCAGGTTCAGCTGTCAATAAGGCTGGTGAGACCCTGAAATTCAGGTGTAATAAAAATGTAAGGTTTAGCTTAAATTCCACACTTTTTAGATGAATATCTCTACATCTGTGGAGCTATTCCTCAACCAATTAATTTAGCTGAAAGGCTTAAAAAGTGCGATTTTGAGCAATAAACGGGGTTTTAGAAGGTGTTATTTCTTTTGGCACGGTCTTTTCCTATAACCTTGGTACAATACATATTAAAATTGACAAATTACATGAAAAAGACCTTATTAACTTTCGTAGCAGTAGCATTTGGATCATGTGTAGCCTTTGCTCAGACTACCCCGGTTGAAGGAGAACAAACCAATACAGATACTGAGCAATCCATCACTATAGACAGAATGTCTGACAGCCCTGAAAATGCAGAGGCAGGACGTCGGGTTATCAACATTGAGGAGCTGCCTGAGTCAGTGCAGCGCTCATTAAAATCTGGTGAGTTCAAAGACTGGCAGGTTGTTGCCGTAACAGAACTTCAGGCTAACGCAAATAGCCAGAAACAAAATCTGTCTAATGTAGAAGGTGAATCAGCAGATCAGGCTGGTACTGAAAATGCAGCAGTGCATTACGAAGTAGAGCTGGTATCGGCAGACATGCAGGATGAAATCCAGGATTCGCAGGAACAAACAGAGGAAATTGCAGAAGATGCTGCTGAAGAAGGTGTAGTAGCTGAAGAGACCATGGTAGCTGTTAAAGTGCCAGGTGTTGTACTTCGCTACGACCAGGACGGTAAGCTTCTTTCTCGCGTAGATCGTACTACTGAGAATACACCTGCAGGAAACGAAGAGTAAGTTAACAATTCTTTAGATTCTGAACACAGATCGCTCAATGTCAGCGCCTGAGGACCCCATAACCTATTTTTTCAGGTAACGGTATTTTTTCAACTTTTGATTATGACCAAGAATGCGGAGTGCAGCAGTAGCACTCCGCTTTTTTTTGTACGGCATAATTTGTACCTTAACCCTGTTTAGCCTTTTTTTATAGAATGAACCACGTTCTGGTAGTAGATGATGATCCGATGTTCCGCCTTATGCTGCGGACTTTTTTAAATAAAAACCAGTTTACCGTAACAGAAGCAGCTACTGGTAAAGAGGGAATGAAGCAGGTGCGCGAAGGTTCCTTCGATATCGTACTTACTGACCTGCGGCTTCCTGATCATGATGGAATAGACTTGCTGCAGGAATCCAGAAACCTGCATCCTCAGACACCGGTTATTTTAATGACCAGCTTTGGAGATATCAAGACTGCTGTCAGGGCCATGAAGCTGGGTGCATATGAGTATGTTACCAAGCCGGTTAATCCTGATGAAATACTCATGACCATACAGGCTGCCCTGAAAAGAGCTCAGGATAATGGTGCAGCTGCTGATGAGCTTGAGTTTGTGCAGGGGCAGTCTGAAGCAGCGGAGCAGATCCGCGAATTTATTGAACTGGTGGGCCCAACCCGTATGTCGGTGCTTATACAGGGAGAAAGCGGTACTGGCAAAGAATACATTGCTAAAATGATCCACATGAACAGCAAGCGTAGCCAGCGTCCGTTTGTAGCCGTAGATTGTGGCACTCTTACCAAAGACCTTGCTGCCAGTGAGCTGTTTGGCCACCTGAAGGGTTCCTTTACCGGCGCCTATGCCGATAAAAAGGGGCAATTTCAGGAGGCGCATACCGGCACCCTTTTTCTTGATGAGGTAGGTAATTTACCTTATGAGGTGCAGGTAAAACTATTACGTGCCCTGCAGGAACGTAAGGTTCGGCAGCTGGGAAGTAATACCGATCATGAGGTAGATGTTCGTATTGTAGCGGCCACCAATGAAAACCTGCTCCAGGCAGTGGAAGAAGGCCGTTTCAGGGAAGACCTTTACCATAGGCTTAATGAATTTGGAATTTCTGCTCCGGCTTTACGTGAGCGCGCACCCGATATTGAATTGTTTGCAAGGCATTTCCTTAAAAATGCAAATCAGGAGCTGGAAAAAGAAGTAAGTGGCTTTGACCGTGAAGTGCTCGATATCTTTAAAAACTATAGCTGGCCCGGCAACCTGAGGGAGCTGAAAAATACAGTGAAAAGAGCAGTACTGCTTACCCGCAGCACCACGATCAGCCAGGAGCAGCTGCCCGAAGAGCTTATTTTACAGGCACAGGCAGCAGAAGCAGAGCCATCTGTACAGCCCGCTGTAAGCGGAGGCAGCAGCACAGTAGACCTGAAGGCCATAGCCGAACATAACGAACGGGAGATGATCCGGAAGGCACTGCAGCAGGCTAATTTTAATAAATCGAAAGCTGCACGCCTGCTGAACATCGATCGTAAAACCCTTTACAATAAGCTAAAGCTCTATAACATGGAAGTTTAGTTTAATAAAGAGCTACTTATAAAATAGAACAGCCAGGCTAATGCAGCCTGGCTGTTCTATTTTACTGGTTGTTCTATTTTATAAGTATAGCCGCTCACTCGTTAAAAGCGCAGGGAGTTTGTTCCAGTGCTCGCAGCCCAACCCTTAGCCGGCTGCACCGGCCGGCTCCTGTAGCTCAGCTTGTACAAAGGATATAATCTTTTCAGCTTCCAGCCTGAATGCAGCTACCCAGCCGGTACGTATTTCTGCAGAGGCCTCTTCCAGCTCCATACGTCGCAGTAACTTGGCAGCCTTTTCAGCTTTGAACTGTTTAACAGAAGGGAACATTTTATGGGCCAGCTCTTTCAGCTGTTTCCAGTCTTCCTGCTGGCAGTACTGTTCCATGAGCGCCAGGTATTCCTTTGTATTATCCACAAATGTGGAAAGCATTAGCTTGAGCGCCTCTGGATCGCCACCGGAGTATTTCTGATACATTTCCAGGCTATACTCACTTTGCAGCGAAGCCGGTGTTGCTGCCGTTGCTTTTTTAGCTGACTCTGTTGCGGAATTAACTGCCTTTGCTGCAGGTGTGGATTTTACATCTTTCCATACAGTAGCCAGTAACTGCAATAGCTCGCTCTCCTGGAAAGGCTTGAGTAAGTAAGCCGTCATGCCCAGCTCCAGGTAACGGTCCAGGTCTGACTTCATGGCATTTGCAGTAACTGCTACTACAGGTATCTGGCTGTTTATACCGGTTAACTGCCGTACTTTTTCCAGCAACTGCAGGCCGCTCATGCCCGGCATGTTCATATCGGTGAGTACCAGGTCGTAATTATTGGTCCCCAGCTTGTTAAGGGCTTCCTGGCCACTACTTGCCACTTCGGTAGGGATATGCCACTTCTGCAAAATGGTTTTCAGCAGGAGCACGTTCAGTGGGTCGTCATCAACCACTAATACCTGCAGGCTATGCCATGAAGCAGGAATCAGCTCCGGCTTACTAATGATAGAAACCTGTTCTACAGGCCTGCCTTTAGGATAAGGAATTGTGATGTAAAACACAGTGCCCCTGCCTTCGCGGCTTCGCACACTTATTTCGCCACCCTGCAGGTCTATCAGTTTTTTTGTAATGGCCAGTCCAAGGCCGCTGCCGCCATAACGGCGGGTAATGGAAGGGTCGGCCTGAGTAAAACTTTCAAAAATCTGTTTGATTTTTTCGGCTGCTATACCAATACCAGAATCAGAAACGGTGATATCTACCAGGTATTTGCCAAACCCGTTATCACGCACACGGCATTTTAATTTTACTGCACCACTATCGGTAAACTTCACGGCATTGCCCAGTAAATTATACAGGATCTGCTGAAGCCTGAACGGATCACCCTTCAGGTAAGCCGGTGCCAGCGGCAGGTCTGGTTTGAATACCAGTCCTTTTTCGGTTGCTCTGCCTTCAATGAGTTCAGTTGTCTGGTGCAACAGCTGTAGGAGGTCAAAATCGAGCTTTTCAAACCTGATCTGGCCTGCCTCAATTTTGCTCATATCCAAAATGTCGTTAACCGTAGCCAGCAGAAAATCAGAGGAGAAACGAATAGCCTCTACCTGCTTGCGCTGCTGGGGGGGGAGTGTTTGCTGCCGGAGCTGCTCCGAAAAGCCAACAATAGCGTTAAGCGGTGTTCTGATTTCATGGCTCATATTAGCCAGAAACTGCTCTTTTACCTGGCGTAGCTGCTCTTCTTTGTAACGGGCTTTTTCCAGCTGTGCCTTCAGGAAGTTGGCGCGGCTAATATCGCGGATTACAAGGGTAACAAACACAAAGCTGGTAAGCAGGCCTGTACAGCTAATCAGGAATATGATAAGGGAGGCTTCATCTACCATTACCTGTGCCTTTCGGATACGGTTGTTGGAGATAGCTGTTTCTTCCTGATCCATCAGGTGAATAATTCTCCTGATCTGCTCCATTACCACCTGATCGAAGGCCAGTAGCTGTAGTTCCTGCTGGCTAAGCTGCCTGCGGTTGCTGGTTTCTTCTCTTTGTATTTCGCGCAGTACCTTGCGCATTCCGCTAATGAGCGAGTCGGCCACTGGCTTTGCCAGCACAATGGTATCTACGCTTACTTCTTTGGTGGTAGTAACAAGGCTGCTGTCGCCCATGGTCACCACAGGAGTTCTTTTATCCCGGGCAAATATTTTATTGAGTATACCCTTTTTTTCCACCTTCTCCATGCGCACTATTGGGGGTGGTGGCAAATCACGTTTTACTTCCCGCTCTATTTTTTTCAGGGTGGTGTTTACTGATACCGGATCTTTGGCCTGATCATTCAGGCGCTTTAATGCCTTATCAGTAAAAACCGGCCTGTCGAGCTGAGTTTTTAAAACGGTAAAAGAGTTTAAACCTTCTACTTTTTTATTGATAAGCGTGGTGAGGGTATCGAGCCTTCTTTGCCAGCGCTCATCCTGATTTGCTTTCTTAAGGGAATTTAGCTGCTTGTATACATCGGCAGTATTTTCTTCATAAGCCCTTAAATAAGCATTATCCTGGGTAAGGCTATAAGCGCGCAAGTGGCTTTCGGAGTCGGAAAGGCTGGTTAAAAGCTGGCTCAGGTGCACAGGCATGGCATTAGGCTTTGCCAGGGTTTCGGCAGAGCGTGAGATTTGCCTGAAACTGGTAATGGCAAAATATAAAGCAACCACCAGACCAATGGTGAGCAGACCAAAGGCTAAAAACACTTTTACCTTGGTTGATTTTGTAATGCTTCCGAATGTAGCCAATAGATTTTCTTAATTTTCTTATCAACGAAAAGTTACAAAAAATCATTCACACAAAGGCGCTCTATTAGTATCTAATACAGATTGTGCTGTCAGAAACACAATATAAGCCAGTAGGTAATCTATAAGGCAGAAGCTGTTAGCCGCTGCCTTACCAGATTATTTTTTGTTGTACAGATTTTTTCCGGCTGCTTCATACTTATCTCCCCCTATCCAGAAAGGGGCCTTGGGTGAGCCGGCAATTTTTTCTGCTGCAAAAATATAAGAATGTATATAACGCGTTACATAGCTGAAATTGATGCCTTCAGCTTCATCGGCGGGTTGGTGGTAGTATTGCATAAGTGCTGCATCGAAGGCGGTAATGCCCATGCTGTAGGTAGGCGATGGAATGCCTGCTTTGGCAAAATGTACATTGTCTGAACGGTCGAAGAGATTCTGCTGCGGCACAGGATCCTGTATTGCCTGCAGCCCGAAAGCCTGCGCAGCTGCCTGCAAATCGGCTTCTGCTTCGGTACGCTCCAGGCCAATCACTGTAACTTTGGTGGTGTCGTTATAGCCTGCACCATCGATGTTCAGGTTAAATATAATCTGGCTCAGGGGTACAGGAGTGTGCTCTGCAAACCAGCGGCTTCCCAAAAGCCCTTTTTCTTCTGCGGTCCAGGCTGCTATAATGATGGAACGTTTTGGCGGATGTTTGGAAAAATACTGTGCGGCCATCAGCAGCGCAGTAACGCCCACGGCATTGTCGCGGGCACCATTGTAGATGCTGTCGCCATTTACGGCACGCCCTATGCCAACATGATCATAATGAGCAGAGAGTAGCACATATTCTTCCTTTAGCTGCGGATCGCTGCCTTCTACTACGGCCAGTATGTTGGAACTGTACAGGGTTTGCTCTTCCTTCCCCGATATACTAAAAGTAACTTGTGGCTGCTTTTTATTCTTCAGGCTCTGCAGCAGGTTATTACTAAGATCGTTTACCCAGATAAGCGGAAAAGTAGAAGGAGGTGATGATGCATTACTGCTGGCCAGCTGAAATTTGCTACCCATCAGGTAGGGAGTAAGCTGTTTCCAGGATGTTTGCTGGTTTTGATAAATCTCTATAAGGCCCAGAGCGCCAAGCTCCTGCAGTCTTTTTTGCTTATCTGCACTTGCCGTTAGCTGTGCCTGTGGACTTGCACCTGCTTCTGTTCCGGCTTTTGCAATTACCCATTTTCCTTTTATCTGATTAGATTTAATTTCTGCTTCGGTGCCCCACTCCATGACCACTACCGTGCCCTGCAATTTGCCATTCTGCCCCTGGCGGACTACAAATTCTTCATCTAAAGTAAAATCCTGGTCACCAATTTTTAAGCTGCCCTGCCGTGGGGGCTGAGATTGCTGAAAGGGTACGCGCTGCCGGTAACCTTCCATGTTGGGCAGGGTGTTCAGGTTCCAGGCCTGAAAGTATGTTGCCAGGTACTGTGCTGCAAGCTCAATTCCCCTGGTGCCAACATCTCGTCCTTCCAGTTCATCAGAGGCCAGAAAGCGAATATGCATCTCTACCTCTGGTTGTTCTATTTGATTTGAAATGCTGGCAGGAGTAGTTGTTGCCTGTGCATAGAGCTGCGTACCGCCGGATAGGAGTAAAAAAGCAGCCAGCAGGGGTAGGCGGAATATATAGGTTCTGATCATAACTAATTTTAGAGTTCTAAAGAGATGTAACGCTGAAAAAGCAGCTGTCTGGTACCAGAACAGCCATTAAATGTGGGTGTTGATGAAAAAAGCTGCCGGATCATGATTCCGGCAGCTAATTACTCTTTACAGTGCAGTACCAGGTCTAGATTGTTTCGGGCAGTGTGTGGGTGCGGCCCTTGTTTACTTCTTTCAGGTACTCCATGAGTGGTTCAAAATAGCTGAGCATGGCTTTTGCGCTTAAGTCTTCGCCGGTTGTTTCCTTTAATAGCTCACGCCAGTCGCGGGTAGCGCCAGGGCGCAGCAGATCTTTCAAAAAGTCGCCAACTTCTTCTTTTCCATAGTAGTTGGTGCTGCGCGGGTCCTGGTTAAGAATGTTACGGGCTACATGGTCGTGCAGCTGGAACAGCAGTGCATAGCTGATGGCATAGTCGTAGTATTGGGCGGCATCGTTATTAATGTGGGTTTTAGAAGCGGCATCGGTATACTCTTCGCCGCGCACAGCGGGCGGCACCATACCCTGGTACTTTTCTGCCAGCTCCCACCAGCGCTTGTTGAGCTGGTCTGCAGGTAAATCATTTGCATACAGATCCAGCTCAAAATGTGTCATTACCCCTGCAGAGAAGGGGATGAACACAATGTAGTTGAGGGCTTCTTTGAGCAGTGCCTGTGTTTCATTGGTTTTTGTGTTGGGGTCAATAAGCCCCAGCCCCGCAATAAAAGGCTTTTGCATGGCGGCAAGTCCCATCATGCTGCCAACAGCCTCATGAAAGGCGCGGTTAGCCCCACCACGCAGCAGCGGGGGTACATCCTGGTTGGTGTAGCTGATGTAGTAGTAAATGTGCCCCAGTTCATGGTGGGTGGTTTCGTACCATTCTTCATTTGGTATTACACTCTGCAGGGCGCGCACATCTTCTTCAAGATCCATATGCCAGGCCGAGGCATGGTTGTTTTTTTTATAGGCTGCATCGGCAGGAGCGGGGTAAAGGCTGCTTTTTTCCCAGAAAGACTGCGGCAGCGGCTGAAAGCCCAGGCTGATGTAGAAGCGTTCGGCCTGTTTTACCAGCCATTCAGGCCCTTTTTCCTCGAGTACAGGCGCCAGGTTTATGCCTTCTACCTCTACCATAGGGCTCCAGTCCTGCCCCCAGCGGTTTGGTAGCCAGTGGGCGGGCAGCATGCGGGGTACCTCCTGCACGCCATAGCGATTGGCCAGCTCGTAGCGGGCATAGGTGTGCAGCTCCCGGTACAGGGGCCAGATGTCGCGTATCAGCTGCTGGTTTAACGCAATCATTTCCTCGCTCGTCATGCCATAGTCGCTCACCTGGTAGGCAAAGT of the Flammeovirgaceae bacterium 311 genome contains:
- a CDS encoding oligoendopeptidase F (COG2317 Zn-dependent carboxypeptidase) translates to MKKFFLLLALTAGSFACSQSPSETSTTESEVQLQAQRFLDEYTREYKQLYYRSAEAEWASNTRIVPGDTTNAWNVQQANEAFARFTGSTENIEKARELLEQQALLRPLQVKQLQTILYNAANNPATVEALVNERIKAEAQQTELLFGYDFKVDNQPVSTNDIDNILKGTMNLDSRLNAWTASKEVGTNLREGLLNLRRLRNQTVEALGYDNYFAYQVSDYGMTSEEMIALNQQLIRDIWPLYRELHTYARYELANRYGVQEVPRMLPAHWLPNRWGQDWSPMVEVEGINLAPVLEEKGPEWLVKQAERFYISLGFQPLPQSFWEKSSLYPAPADAAYKKNNHASAWHMDLEEDVRALQSVIPNEEWYETTHHELGHIYYYISYTNQDVPPLLRGGANRAFHEAVGSMMGLAAMQKPFIAGLGLIDPNTKTNETQALLKEALNYIVFIPFSAGVMTHFELDLYANDLPADQLNKRWWELAEKYQGMVPPAVRGEEYTDAASKTHINNDAAQYYDYAISYALLFQLHDHVARNILNQDPRSTNYYGKEEVGDFLKDLLRPGATRDWRELLKETTGEDLSAKAMLSYFEPLMEYLKEVNKGRTHTLPETI
- a CDS encoding hypothetical protein (COG3387 Glucoamylase and related glycosyl hydrolases) encodes the protein MKSAPPSTAFVPLHELALIGDRRSCALLDQQGNIVWYCPGRFDKPALLAQLLDPEKGGSWQLSTEGIEFKKRAYIDDSAILQTLFTGPAGTLTLEDWMPLNGRFYGICRRLSAAPVPVSLTLSPRPNYARSKPVLALKDSRHASIDYTLHLYASHPLEIKGDVIVCSIPKGEKAWFALAEKSFRCHENIIEESYNQTLKNWAEVASHITYTGPYEQEVRNSLRLLRMLTFHTNGGIIAAATTSLPEVLGGQRNYDYRFVWLRDAAMIVSALTRAGSDGVEERQFLSFICSAMRRLKEPVVPFFTLDEQPAPHEEEIPLQGYRNSRPVRIGNNANHQLQLDANSNVLIAAKVIYNAFDTREHWDTISMLADHITAHWQDPDHGMWEENSKEHFTSSKVIAACSLEYISKHSRDEQEKNRWQRAAKEIRKFIQENCLTREGAYAAYAGAQTVDVSAVLIPIWGFVDAEAPEMLKTIAALERDYCYKHLYRRQLIDFDAKEEGVFLAGSLWVAQYWVMRRDWQKVEATLEAILAFMNDVGIMPEEADPDTGEWLGNLPQTFVHASLIGTLIDYKRERFDKPEA
- a CDS encoding signal transduction histidine kinase (COG0642 Signal transduction histidine kinase); the protein is MATFGSITKSTKVKVFLAFGLLTIGLVVALYFAITSFRQISRSAETLAKPNAMPVHLSQLLTSLSDSESHLRAYSLTQDNAYLRAYEENTADVYKQLNSLKKANQDERWQRRLDTLTTLINKKVEGLNSFTVLKTQLDRPVFTDKALKRLNDQAKDPVSVNTTLKKIEREVKRDLPPPPIVRMEKVEKKGILNKIFARDKRTPVVTMGDSSLVTTTKEVSVDTIVLAKPVADSLISGMRKVLREIQREETSNRRQLSQQELQLLAFDQVVMEQIRRIIHLMDQEETAISNNRIRKAQVMVDEASLIIFLISCTGLLTSFVFVTLVIRDISRANFLKAQLEKARYKEEQLRQVKEQFLANMSHEIRTPLNAIVGFSEQLRQQTLPPQQRKQVEAIRFSSDFLLATVNDILDMSKIEAGQIRFEKLDFDLLQLLHQTTELIEGRATEKGLVFKPDLPLAPAYLKGDPFRLQQILYNLLGNAVKFTDSGAVKLKCRVRDNGFGKYLVDITVSDSGIGIAAEKIKQIFESFTQADPSITRRYGGSGLGLAITKKLIDLQGGEISVRSREGRGTVFYITIPYPKGRPVEQVSIISKPELIPASWHSLQVLVVDDDPLNVLLLKTILQKWHIPTEVASSGQEALNKLGTNNYDLVLTDMNMPGMSGLQLLEKVRQLTGINSQIPVVAVTANAMKSDLDRYLELGMTAYLLKPFQESELLQLLATVWKDVKSTPAAKAVNSATESAKKATAATPASLQSEYSLEMYQKYSGGDPEALKLMLSTFVDNTKEYLALMEQYCQQEDWKQLKELAHKMFPSVKQFKAEKAAKLLRRMELEEASAEIRTGWVAAFRLEAEKIISFVQAELQEPAGAAG
- a CDS encoding Fis family transcriptional regulator (COG2204 Response regulator containing CheY-like receiver, AAA-type ATPase, and DNA-binding domains); this translates as MNHVLVVDDDPMFRLMLRTFLNKNQFTVTEAATGKEGMKQVREGSFDIVLTDLRLPDHDGIDLLQESRNLHPQTPVILMTSFGDIKTAVRAMKLGAYEYVTKPVNPDEILMTIQAALKRAQDNGAAADELEFVQGQSEAAEQIREFIELVGPTRMSVLIQGESGTGKEYIAKMIHMNSKRSQRPFVAVDCGTLTKDLAASELFGHLKGSFTGAYADKKGQFQEAHTGTLFLDEVGNLPYEVQVKLLRALQERKVRQLGSNTDHEVDVRIVAATNENLLQAVEEGRFREDLYHRLNEFGISAPALRERAPDIELFARHFLKNANQELEKEVSGFDREVLDIFKNYSWPGNLRELKNTVKRAVLLTRSTTISQEQLPEELILQAQAAEAEPSVQPAVSGGSSTVDLKAIAEHNEREMIRKALQQANFNKSKAARLLNIDRKTLYNKLKLYNMEV
- a CDS encoding peptidase M28 (COG2234 Predicted aminopeptidases); translation: MIRTYIFRLPLLAAFLLLSGGTQLYAQATTTPASISNQIEQPEVEMHIRFLASDELEGRDVGTRGIELAAQYLATYFQAWNLNTLPNMEGYRQRVPFQQSQPPRQGSLKIGDQDFTLDEEFVVRQGQNGKLQGTVVVMEWGTEAEIKSNQIKGKWVIAKAGTEAGASPQAQLTASADKQKRLQELGALGLIEIYQNQQTSWKQLTPYLMGSKFQLASSNASSPPSTFPLIWVNDLSNNLLQSLKNKKQPQVTFSISGKEEQTLYSSNILAVVEGSDPQLKEEYVLLSAHYDHVGIGRAVNGDSIYNGARDNAVGVTALLMAAQYFSKHPPKRSIIIAAWTAEEKGLLGSRWFAEHTPVPLSQIIFNLNIDGAGYNDTTKVTVIGLERTEAEADLQAAAQAFGLQAIQDPVPQQNLFDRSDNVHFAKAGIPSPTYSMGITAFDAALMQYYHQPADEAEGINFSYVTRYIHSYIFAAEKIAGSPKAPFWIGGDKYEAAGKNLYNKK